From the Carya illinoinensis cultivar Pawnee chromosome 4, C.illinoinensisPawnee_v1, whole genome shotgun sequence genome, one window contains:
- the LOC122307181 gene encoding extradiol ring-cleavage dioxygenase-like, whose protein sequence is MDTFYISHGAPTLSIDESLPARHFLKAWQDRCLCQRPTSILVVSGHWEATVPTVNVIAGRNETIHDFYNFPEQMYKLKYPAPGAPELAKKVKELLMASGFEHVEEDKTRGLDHGAWVPLMLMYPEADIPVCQLSVQPNRDGSYHYNLGKALAPLKEEGVLIMGSGSATHNLRAPRNCPTPPWALDFDTWLKDALLEGRYEDVNQWEEKAPCAKMAHPWPDHLYPLHVAVGAAGENAKAKLIHHSWHKGGSLSYASYQFTSATV, encoded by the exons ATGGACACGTTCTACATATCCCATGGAGCGCCGACGCTGTCGATAGATGAGTCGCTACCGGCTAGGCATTTCTTGAAAGCATGGCAGGACAGATGTCTCTGCCAGAGGCCGACTTCCATTCTCGTTGTTTCCGGTCACTGGGAGGCGACTGTGCCAACTGTCAACGTCATTGCTGGCCGCAACGAAACCATCCATGACTTCTACAACTTTCCCGAACAGATGTACAAG CTCAAGTACCCTGCACCTGGAGCTCCAGAACTGGCAAAGAAAGTGAAGGAACTGCTCATGGCATCAGGCTTTGAGCATGTTGAAGAAGATAAAACTCGAGGACTTGACCATGGTGCATGGGTCCCCCTGATGTTAATGTATCCAGAGGCAGATATCCCAGTGTGTCAACTCTCAGTTCAGCCCAATAGGGATGGCTCTTATCACTACAACTTGGGGAAGGCGTTGGCCCCTCTCAAGGAGGAAGGTGTCCTCATCATGGGTTCTGGTAGTGCTACTCATAACTTGAGAGCACCGAGAAACTGTCCCACTCCTCCTTGGGCTTTGGATTTTGATACCTGGCTTAAAGATGCTCTTCTTGAAGGAAG ATACGAAGACGTGAATCAGTGGGAAGAGAAGGCACCATGTGCAAAAATGGCTCACCCATGGCCGGATCATTTATACCCATTGCATGTGGCAGTGGGTGCTGCTGGTGAAAATGCGAAGGCAAAACTCATCCACCATAGCTGGCACAAGGGCGGTTCTCTTTCTTATGCCTCTTACCAGTTCACATCTGCTACCGTCTGA